Part of the Leptotrichia hongkongensis genome is shown below.
CGCAACCGCCCTTGCAATCCCGACTCTTTGCTGCTGCCCTCCAGAAAGCTGATTTGGATAAAATTCGGCTTTATCTTTTAACCCCACTTTTTCAAGCATTTTCAATCCGATTTCTGTTGCTTCGTTCTTATTCATTTTTTTTACAATTAAAAGACCTTCAATTATATTTTCTAAAGCAGTTTTGTTTTTGAATAAATTATAATTCTGAAAAACCATTGTCGTATTTTTTCTAAGCCTGTTTATATCTTTTTTATTTATTTTACTCAAGTCAAATGTTTCGTTTCCAAAAGCTATTGTTCCCGATGAAGCTGTTTCAAGAAAATTAAGGCTTCGTAAAAATGTTGATTTTCCCGATCCACTCGGTCCTATGATGCTTATTACCTGTCCTTTTTCTATTTTAAAGTTTATTCCTTTCAAAACTTCATTTTTTCCAAAAGACAATTTTAGATTTTCAACCTTTATCATTCTACAGTCCACCTACTCTCAATTTCTTTTCCACAATTCCCATAACTTTTTCCACAATTATACAAACAACCCAGTAAATTCCAGCAACAACAATATATGCTTCAAAAATATCCAACCCCGAAGCCGATATTATTTTCGCTTTTCCCATCATTTCCACAATTGAAACTGTAAAAGCAAGTGAGGAATCCTTTATCAAACTTATAAAAGTATTTCCAAAATTAGGAAAAGTTATTATGATCGCTTGCGGAAGTACAATTCTTCTCATTGCCTGCCATTTTGTCATTCCAATCGACAATGCGGCTTCAACTTGTCCTTTATCCACAGACTGAATTGCCGCTCTGAATGTTTCCGACAAATAACCTGATACATTTAAAATAAATGCCACGTAAACAAAGATAATCGCAGGAATATTATTCACATCTATATTAAATCCATACTTCAAATGTATATAATCCAATATTTTCGGCAATCCATAATAGGCAAGATAAATTTGAACTAAAAGAGGTGTCCCTCTTATAAAGGACACATAAATTGTAGCAAGTCTTGTCAGCACAGAAATTTTATTTATTCTCACAAGTGCGATAAAAAAACTGAGTATCAGCGAAAATATCATCGTAACAATCGCAATATTCAGAGTCATTGGCAATGCTTTTAATATTTCTGGAATAGCTCTTACCATAAAGCCCCAGTTTAAAAAAGGTACATTATTATTCATTACTTTTCTCCTGTTTATAAATTATTTCGTATAATCTCCGCCAAACCATTTTTCTGATATTTTGGCAAGCGTTCCATCAGCTTTCATTTCAGCTAGTGCTTTATTTACTTTATTTTTCAATTCTTCACTATCTTTTCTAAATGTGAAATATACAGGCGTTTTTGTTACAGGCTCTCCTACAATTTCTACAAGATTTCCTCTTTGCTTTGTGAAATATCCTACTGTCAATCTGTCATTTAAAGTAGCGTCTGCCTTTCCTTGCGCAATTTCTTCTAGTGCAATTGAAACATTTCCATCAAAATAAGCATAATTTATTTCCTTATTTTTGTCAAAATCAGTCAAAGTCTTGTTATAATTGCTTCCTACTCCTGTCATAACTCTTTTACCTTTTAAGTCCTCGAGTGTTTTAATATCAGTTCTTCCTTTTTTTACGATAATTTGAGCGGCTGACACTAAATAATCATCAGAGAAAGTATATTTTTTCTCTCTTTCAGGATTTTTAGCAATTTCATTTGCAATAAAGTCAAATTTTTTCGATTCCAATCCTAAAAACATACTATCCCAAGGTGTAGGCACAAACTCTATATCTAAATTTGCCCTTTTCCCAATTTCTTCCACAACTTCCACATCATATCCAGTTAATTTACCACTTCCATCAGTGAACGTAAATGGTGCATAAACTCCTTCTGTTCCAACTTTCACTTTTTGTTTTCCTTCACTACTCCCACTTTTACCATTTTCCTGTTTTCCTCCACAACTGATAAGAAATAGTCCTATCAATAAAATTCCTGTTAATTTTAAAATATTTTTCATGATTTTCCTCCCAAAATTTTTATATTTTTTATTTATATTATCGTAAAACTAAATTTTTAACTATTTCGTATAATCTCCGCCAAACCACTTTTCTGATATTTTAGCAAGAGTTCCGTCAGCTCTCATCTCAGCAAGTGCTTTATTCACTTCATTTCTTAATTCTTCGCTATCTTTTCTAAATAGGAAAAATGTCGGAGTTGTACTCAAAGGCTGCCCTACCAGCTGAACTTTATCTCCTTGATGTTTTTTATAGTAACTTACCACAAGTCTGTCACTCAATGTTGCATCCGCTTTTCCTTGTGCTATTTCTACCAATGACAATGTAATTCCGCCGTCAAAATAATTAAGATTTATCTTTTTAGCAGCTGTTTTATTATACTCCTCAACAGTTTTTGAATAATTACTTCCAACTGCTGAAATTACTCTTTTACCTTCCAGATCCTTCAAAGTCTTTATGTTATTCTCTCCCTCTTTTACAATAATCTGAGCAGCTGAAACTAAATATTTATCAGAAAAAATATATTTTTCTTCTCTTTCCTTAGTTTTTTCAATCTCATTGGCAATAATATCATATCTTTTTGACTCTAACCCCAAAAATATGCTATCCCAAGGAACAGTTGTAAATTCAATATCTGCATTTATTCTTTTTCCAACTTCCTGAATAACCTCAACATCATATCCTGTCAATTTCCCGCTACTTTCATCCTTAAACGAAAATGGTGCATAAACTCCATCTGTCCCTACTTTTATAACCCTTTTTTTCCCAGCGTTAGTTTTATTTCCGCAAGATACCGCTAAAATAAGTAATAATAAGACTCCTAGCAATAATTTAATTTTTCTCATTCCAAGACCTCCAAAAATAAATATTTTTTAAAGAAAAAAGCCGAATAAGATTATCCGGCTTTCTAAGATGCAATCTTATTTTTTTAATTTATTCACTTTAAAATAAGCTTACATCTAAAATTATTTTTTAATTAATTTTAAAATAAACTATACAAATTCATACACATTATCATATCTATTTTTTGATTTTTTTTCATAATATTTATCATTTTTACAGCTCTCTTTCATAAGCACATTTGTATATAAAAGTATTATACTATAAAAATTTTAATTTGTAAAGTTTTATTTTGTACATACATTTATTTTGGATTAATAAGTATTTTTTCATATTTTATCCAATTGCTACTATTTCTTATTTAGTAGTTTAAATTAATTTTGAAGTTATATGAAACTAAGTAATCCTACTATTTCTGATACAACCGAACATAATCAATTTCTGTAGTTTGAACCGGGAATGGAGAATGCTCAGAAGGCGGGTTCAATCCTGGTTCCCATTCCACATAGTCATTAATAATGAAATGCCATTTATCGTTCTCAAATCCTTGTTTAATTAAGGAAGATGGAACATTCAACTTGCTAAAGTCTTCATCTGGCATAGTAGAAAGATAATTTCCATATTGGTCATATCTAGTATTATCAACTACACTGATACGTTGAGCATCCTTAATACGGTAATGAACAACAGGAATCAATCTTCCATCCATATAATAACGTACTTTTGTTCCATCAAACTCAATTGTCCAGACGTGCCATTCATGCGTCAATGATTTACTCTGTCCACCAACAATATTTTCAAGACGATGTGTAAAGCCACGTGGAGTCCATTCGTGATTTACTTGGCTGTAATAACAGCTGATATTAGTTGCAGGCCATGCATAACTAGGAGTACTTGAAAACCATTCCAAAATTAATAATGAACCATAAGGAGCACTTCCACCTGGATTTTTACAAATAGGTGTATCCACATCATTTTGCTGTTTCTGCATCCAAAGGGCTGTACGCATTCCCTGCAGACGATTCCAGTTCATTCTGGCACGTATTTCTGCACGGAACGGTTTAGAAGCATCTACAAGCTTATTAGATTCTAATCTACCACTTGAATATTGAGTAACTTTACCTGCAGGACATACACCTGTAGTGGCATTTGCATCAGTTAAAGGATCACCTTTTCTGTTAACACAATGACGTCGTGTAGTAAGTATTACGTGATCACCATCTAAACTGATACTGCTTGGCAAATAAGTCAAATGGCTACCCAAATGATTGATAATTCTTTTACTTACCCAACCAGAAGGGATATTTCTATCTTTAAATTCCCAGCATTTCACACTCTTCCATTGTCCCGAAGCATCTGTAGCACTGCTACATCCGTTTGTTAATGGCGATGGCCCAGGTGCTGGCTGATTCTTAATAAATCTTCGAATTACATCCACTGCCTTTTTTTCTGTGCCATCTGACTTCCAAATCCCAAAGTAATTTTCAGGTCCTGCAGCATCCAATATATCAGGCCGTCCGTTATTATCTGCATCAATATTCGCATCAGGAATACCATCTCCATTTGTATCAATATTTACATCAAGCCATCCATCTCCATTACTGTCTCTATCCACTACTCCTGAGGTAATATAAGTCTTTCTATCTTTTGCCTGATATAGAATAAGAGGCCCAAATATGTCTGATTTTTGATACCATCCTAAAATCTGGCTTATTACATTAGCCTGTTTTGTTTCATCAACTCCAGGATAAGCAGCATCCAGTCCTACTTCTGTTGGCCATATTTTTTTATTTCCATCACCATTCTCTGACATTATCTGATACAATGTTTTTTCTCCACTACCAGGTGCCACAACATCACCTATCATATTTGCCCAGCCGTTATCTCGAAATGCTCTAGCATAAATTCCATAAGGATGATGCGATACACCATCAAAATATCCCTTTGCACCAGATCTATACATTCTTTCTAAAAATTCCATAGGTCCGATATATCCTGTTGGACTATTACTGTTTCCTACCGTCATTCCACCAGCCATAACATTTACATCATTATGAGCATTATGTGCTGCCGTATATGCTATTTTCAGTAAATGAGTATAGTGTTCAGGATTTGGTCTAGGATTTTGAATTGTATCATGCCAAAATTCTGGATTTCCTGGTTCATTCCAAAATTCATAGTCAATTACTCCCTGTGAAGCGTATCTTTTTACCAATGCACTTACAAAATTTGAAAAATCGTTATCATACTGCTGAAGCGGTGCAAATGATGCTACCCAAATTTTTCTTGCATTCAATGCATTTTTTTCAGCAGCTGAAAGTTTGTCTGCTCCTGTTGCCCATTCAGGAGCACCACTTATTTGCATTAAGACTTTCATGTTATATTTTTTGGCAAGAGCAACAGCATCATCTATATCCTGCCAGTCGTATCTTCCATTTTTTGAAGACTGGATTCTATGCCATGAGGCTGTAATTCTTACCCATTGAAATCCTACTTTCGCTATTTTGGAATAAGAGTCTTCGGCTTCCCTAAGATTACTTCTCCAAAAAGGGTTGACAGGCTGTATTCCAATTCCTTTCACATTATGAATTTTTGTATCATCTTTTTTTTGTTTTTTAGGATTATCATCTTTGCCACCATCATTTCTGCCGTTTTGATGTCCAGGGTTTCCACCTTTTCCGCCACCTTTATGATGGCCAATTCCACCGACTATTGCTCCGACAGCAGAAGCCCCTGCCACTCCCCCAATAATAGGTCCAACAGGTACTTTTCCTCCTATGTTGCCTCCTAATGATCCTATATTTACTTTTGGCTGTCCTATATTTCCAATAATATTTGCATTTTCTGTTTTATCTGAGCAGCTTAATATTACTGCAGTATCATTTTCCGAATTATCTGAAAAAACTTTATTTCCATCAATAACTCTAACTACATTGGAACATTTTAATGTTATTTCTGTTGAATTTCCTGTTCCATTGTTTATTTTTGTTTCGTTTTTTGATAAATCTTCAGATACATTGGAACATTTTAATATTATATCATTTGAGCCACCACTATCTAATAATGGTATTTCAGATTTACCTATATTTTTTACTGTATTTGAACATTTCAGCTGAATTCCATTAATATTTTCTATTTTATCTGTCTGAAACAATTCATTTGCATTAATTATTTTGACTATATTGGAACATTTTAATATTTTCTTATCCGAATTTTCATTTTTTACCATTTCATCAGATGTATTCTCACTTGTATTTAAACATTCCAGCAATATATCTTTAGAATTAATTTTATTTGTTGTAACTGTATTTTCACTACTATTTTCAAAATTTAAGCATTTTAAAAATATATTATTGCCATTATTTTCAGTTATTTCAGTCCCTTGTGCACTTTCTCCCACTGTATTTAAACATTTCAATAATATTTCGTTATCTGATTTTACTTCATTTACTGAAGAAGGCATGTTACCTATATTTTCAGCCATTATTGAAAAACTCAAAAAAATTAGGAGCAGCCCAGCAACTATAGATTTTTTCATTTTCTGTCTCCTTCTCAAAATTAATATTTCAACTTCACATTGTAATTGGATTTTTTTTAGAAAATCTGTAATTTTATAATCTGTTAAAACTTAAATTATTGATTATATCTATAGAATCTTCTTCAGATACAGTTTTACCATTTTCTTTTTTTATCTCATCTTCAAAGTATTTTTCTCTTTTTACAGTACCTTTTTTTAAAGTTGAAACAGTATTACTTTTTCCTTTCAAATTACTCACTATATCTATCCTGTCTTCTTCTGGTATATCATTATAGGTGTTATAGCCTGCCACTCTAGCTTCCTTTATTTCATTTCCCAAAGATTTCTGCCTTTTTATAGGATTCTTTCTAGAAGTTAAAACTTCGTTACTTTTATCTCTCAAATTATTAATTATATCTATTCTATCTTCTTCCGGTATGTCATTATAGGCATATCCTGCTGTCTTAACTTCTTTTATTTTTGGTTTATTTTTTATACTTCCTATTCTGTATCCTACTCTTATACCAAATGTATCAATTTTACCTTTAGTTTTTATAGGACTGACTGTATCTTTTGGCTGATATTTAAAATTTGATCTTTCATAAAGAGCTTCTATAGAAACTGGCCCTAATTCTGTACCTAATCCTCCAGCATAGTAAAGACCACCACGAAGATCTTTCTTGTTAAAGTTTTCTTCCTTTATTTCGCCGTATACATATCCTATTCGTCCAACGGCATAAAGAAGATTATTCCCTTTATTATTTACTAAATTAATTTTTGTTGTAGCGTAAGCGGGATAAGTTCTTAAAACATGTTTCTGTTCTTTATCACTAAAAAAAGCTGTAATATCAAGAAATTTTTGTTCAACACCTAGACCTATTTCAACAATTCCCTGATTATCAAATAAATATTCCAAACCAACAACAGGCATCTTTTTAATATCAAAATCAGATTTTGCAGACTGCCATTTATTATTTTTCATTCCTGTTCCTAAAAATTGCTCTGGCTGGATATTGTATCTATTCTTAAAATTATATCCTGCATTTAATCTAAGTTCTCCACCATTCCATTTTCTTTTCTGAATTTTATCCGTAGTGTACTGCATATCTCCTGTTTTAGCAAAAATATCAGTTCTAAAAGGATCAAAAGGCACAGTTTCATTTTTTTTCTTTGGTAAATTTTTGATATTTCCGATACTGTATCCTACCCTTACACCAACCGTATTTATATTATCTTTAGTCTTTTTAAAATTATTTAGAGTACTTATATTATTTCTATTTATGTTACCTAAATTTACTTTGTCATATCGTAAATTTGATCTTTCATATAACGCTTCAATCGAAATGGGACCAATTTGAGTACCTAGTCCACCAGCATAATAGAGTCCACCACGAAAATTTTTATCGTTCAAATCTTCTTTATTGTCTCTTCCGGCTTTAGCCTTAGCATACCCTACTCTTCCGATAAGGTAAACGAGATCATTTCCTTCTTTAGAAGTTATTAAATTGTACTTACTTGTTAAGTACATTGGTGTTATTTCATACATTTTCATTTCATTCTTATCTTTTAAAGCTGAAGATTTTACAGAAAACTTATGTTCCGCACCAATTCCTAATTCAAGTCTTCCCTGATTGTCAAACAGCCATTCTATTCCTGCAACGGGACCATTTTTAAATTTATAGTCATAAATAGTATTTGACAAACCTTTCTGATGTTTTGTTAAATCATTTTTATATGCCCTGTCAAAATCCCAGCCCCCATTTATCTTTATTTCCTGAGCCATTGCAGTTGCTGCTGATAGCATCATTGTACTTAAAATATGTAATTTTTTCATAATTCTGTTCTCCCTTAATTTTGAAAATCTCTTTTTTATAATTTAATATCCGAACATTTAGAAAAAATTATAAAAAAAATAATATTATACTTTGACTAAAATATTTCTTCCTTAACTAAGTATATTTTACTAAATTTCTTAGTTTTTTTCAAGAAAAAATAAAAAATAATATAAAGGCATCGTATAATTAAGCACAAATCATAATTTTATCTGGTTTAGGTTAATTTTGAAAAATTTTAGGATATAAATAATAAAAAACTGGACACTTAAATAATATTACAACCATGTTTAAATACATACTAAACAATGTCAGAAAAAATAAAAAAACTTAAAGTTCTGAAAATATAAGCATCTATCAATTTTAAATCAATGTTAAAACAGTTTTATTATATAATAAATTGAAATGTATAAAATTAGAGAGAAAACCATTGTTGACTTATTGACGGTTTTCTCTTTTTGATTTATTGAAATTGTTTTTTAGATTTTTTGAAAGGTTATCTATTTTTTTGATTTAATATATATTCATAGTATTCTTTATATTTTTTTCCTATATTTAGCAAATCCCGCTCTACAGCAATATTATAGGCAGTTTCTGTAATTTCATCCAAGTTTTCCACATTGTTTTCCACAATATTTCTTATTTTTTGGCAGAATTCTTCGTTAGTCCTAGCTTTAAAGCAAGTTTTTCCATCTTCCAGCCAGCCTTCATACACAGGAATATCCCTTACTACAAGCGGCAATTTAGCTGAAAGTGCTTCTAATACTACAATTCCCTCATTTTCTTCATAAGTCATAAATAAAAAGGCTTTTGCAGCACTAAATGCTCCAATTAGAATATCTTTATCGACATATCCTGGAAAAATTAGATTTTTTGGTGGATTTTCAATAATTTTTTGTATTTTATCAGGAAGCATTGACTTTACGCTTGATGAACCAAACCAAAGAAATTGATAATCACTGCATTCCTGTGCCACTTTTACAAAATCTTTTATCCCTTTTCTCTCAAAAGGCAATCCAGCTGTTATAATTAAGGGTTTATTTATGTCATACACTGATTTATATTCATTTAAAAATTTTTCTTTTAAAACTTCATTTTTATTAAATTTATTTATGTTTACACCGTTTGAAATTACTCTAATTTCTTTTTCTTTTTCTAAATATTTTGATTTTATAAGATTTTTTGTATATTCTGATGGAGAAATCAAATAATCTGCTTCATTATATAATTTCTTTGTCCAGAATTTTATAATTGGCGATAAAACATAACTTCCTTTTATACTCCCACGAAAATCTTCATAAGTTGTATGTGTATGATAAATTACAGGCTTCCCTTTTTTCTTTGCCTGTTTTAATACTTCATAAGATTTTAGTGCAACAGTATTTATATGTGCCAAATCATAATTATCTTCAGGATCCTGCGTAACTTCAATATTATTTGCTCCAAGGGCTTCTACCTGATGATTTAAGGCTTGTCCAACGCCGGATTTGCTGAAGGAACTTTTCCCCTCTGAATATAGTAAAACTTTCACGACTATCATACTCCTCTATTGTTTTTTTATAAACTGCTTCTACACGTTCCCCAAATTTTTCTGCCGT
Proteins encoded:
- a CDS encoding amino acid ABC transporter ATP-binding protein, producing MIKVENLKLSFGKNEVLKGINFKIEKGQVISIIGPSGSGKSTFLRSLNFLETASSGTIAFGNETFDLSKINKKDINRLRKNTTMVFQNYNLFKNKTALENIIEGLLIVKKMNKNEATEIGLKMLEKVGLKDKAEFYPNQLSGGQQQRVGIARAVAMSPEVILLDEPTSALDPELIGEVLKVIKDMVKENMTMIIVTHEMQFAREVSDYVVFMDSGTIIEEGKPEEIFKNSGSERLQNFLRRYYDSGTDVYSI
- a CDS encoding amino acid ABC transporter permease: MNNNVPFLNWGFMVRAIPEILKALPMTLNIAIVTMIFSLILSFFIALVRINKISVLTRLATIYVSFIRGTPLLVQIYLAYYGLPKILDYIHLKYGFNIDVNNIPAIIFVYVAFILNVSGYLSETFRAAIQSVDKGQVEAALSIGMTKWQAMRRIVLPQAIIITFPNFGNTFISLIKDSSLAFTVSIVEMMGKAKIISASGLDIFEAYIVVAGIYWVVCIIVEKVMGIVEKKLRVGGL
- a CDS encoding transporter substrate-binding domain-containing protein, coding for MKNILKLTGILLIGLFLISCGGKQENGKSGSSEGKQKVKVGTEGVYAPFTFTDGSGKLTGYDVEVVEEIGKRANLDIEFVPTPWDSMFLGLESKKFDFIANEIAKNPEREKKYTFSDDYLVSAAQIIVKKGRTDIKTLEDLKGKRVMTGVGSNYNKTLTDFDKNKEINYAYFDGNVSIALEEIAQGKADATLNDRLTVGYFTKQRGNLVEIVGEPVTKTPVYFTFRKDSEELKNKVNKALAEMKADGTLAKISEKWFGGDYTK
- a CDS encoding transporter substrate-binding domain-containing protein, giving the protein MRKIKLLLGVLLLLILAVSCGNKTNAGKKRVIKVGTDGVYAPFSFKDESSGKLTGYDVEVIQEVGKRINADIEFTTVPWDSIFLGLESKRYDIIANEIEKTKEREEKYIFSDKYLVSAAQIIVKEGENNIKTLKDLEGKRVISAVGSNYSKTVEEYNKTAAKKINLNYFDGGITLSLVEIAQGKADATLSDRLVVSYYKKHQGDKVQLVGQPLSTTPTFFLFRKDSEELRNEVNKALAEMRADGTLAKISEKWFGGDYTK
- a CDS encoding cellulase family glycosylhydrolase gives rise to the protein MKKSIVAGLLLIFLSFSIMAENIGNMPSSVNEVKSDNEILLKCLNTVGESAQGTEITENNGNNIFLKCLNFENSSENTVTTNKINSKDILLECLNTSENTSDEMVKNENSDKKILKCSNIVKIINANELFQTDKIENINGIQLKCSNTVKNIGKSEIPLLDSGGSNDIILKCSNVSEDLSKNETKINNGTGNSTEITLKCSNVVRVIDGNKVFSDNSENDTAVILSCSDKTENANIIGNIGQPKVNIGSLGGNIGGKVPVGPIIGGVAGASAVGAIVGGIGHHKGGGKGGNPGHQNGRNDGGKDDNPKKQKKDDTKIHNVKGIGIQPVNPFWRSNLREAEDSYSKIAKVGFQWVRITASWHRIQSSKNGRYDWQDIDDAVALAKKYNMKVLMQISGAPEWATGADKLSAAEKNALNARKIWVASFAPLQQYDNDFSNFVSALVKRYASQGVIDYEFWNEPGNPEFWHDTIQNPRPNPEHYTHLLKIAYTAAHNAHNDVNVMAGGMTVGNSNSPTGYIGPMEFLERMYRSGAKGYFDGVSHHPYGIYARAFRDNGWANMIGDVVAPGSGEKTLYQIMSENGDGNKKIWPTEVGLDAAYPGVDETKQANVISQILGWYQKSDIFGPLILYQAKDRKTYITSGVVDRDSNGDGWLDVNIDTNGDGIPDANIDADNNGRPDILDAAGPENYFGIWKSDGTEKKAVDVIRRFIKNQPAPGPSPLTNGCSSATDASGQWKSVKCWEFKDRNIPSGWVSKRIINHLGSHLTYLPSSISLDGDHVILTTRRHCVNRKGDPLTDANATTGVCPAGKVTQYSSGRLESNKLVDASKPFRAEIRARMNWNRLQGMRTALWMQKQQNDVDTPICKNPGGSAPYGSLLILEWFSSTPSYAWPATNISCYYSQVNHEWTPRGFTHRLENIVGGQSKSLTHEWHVWTIEFDGTKVRYYMDGRLIPVVHYRIKDAQRISVVDNTRYDQYGNYLSTMPDEDFSKLNVPSSLIKQGFENDKWHFIINDYVEWEPGLNPPSEHSPFPVQTTEIDYVRLYQK
- a CDS encoding glycosyltransferase family 4 protein; amino-acid sequence: MIVVKVLLYSEGKSSFSKSGVGQALNHQVEALGANNIEVTQDPEDNYDLAHINTVALKSYEVLKQAKKKGKPVIYHTHTTYEDFRGSIKGSYVLSPIIKFWTKKLYNEADYLISPSEYTKNLIKSKYLEKEKEIRVISNGVNINKFNKNEVLKEKFLNEYKSVYDINKPLIITAGLPFERKGIKDFVKVAQECSDYQFLWFGSSSVKSMLPDKIQKIIENPPKNLIFPGYVDKDILIGAFSAAKAFLFMTYEENEGIVVLEALSAKLPLVVRDIPVYEGWLEDGKTCFKARTNEEFCQKIRNIVENNVENLDEITETAYNIAVERDLLNIGKKYKEYYEYILNQKNR